AGCAGATAGAAGTAGCACTTCCCACATGGCTTATTGGCTTTTTGTGCCTCAGCCAGTTCTTTCCTACAAGAAAGAACACTGGTTACTGCTAGGTTAAATCTGTTGAAAGCCCAGAGAAAACCAATACAGCACCCTCTCTGAGTTCTGCTGAAGACAGGGTAGGCATTCTCACTTATGCTACTTAAGAGTGTGATGACACTGGTTTTTGCAGTAAACGTTGAAGAAAGTTCAGGAAGACACATACCCACTAACATGATCTCAGATTCCCCCCAAGTCACTGTTTTgtgcaaatttaaaaataaataagaatctgCATTCTTCAAACAGTCAACATTTAGCTGcaaaattcaaacacacacaggcacagcgGATGGCACTAGGGCATGTGACTACACAAGCTCCATCACTCGTCTAGGACTGACTTTTGACACAAAGCAGAAACTGCACAGATATGGATACCCTAAATACTAGGATAATCAATGAAATTTTTCCCCTCCAAAACTGACCATCTGCCTCTCAACAAAACTAATAAACTCAGAAGAGTCCATTTAACTCCATTACAAAGTCAGCAGACAGCAGATCAAACCCCTGTGAGACCAAATAAGCAGGAGCCCCAGCTGCTTAGAGAAACCAAAGATACATAAAAACCATCTAGGGCATAGGAGCAGCTTGTCtgagcagcagctgagggtgcaGGTGGGAGATGGGGGCACAGGGACACAGGGAGAGGTGCTATGGGAGGGAGACCATGCCCAAACTAGGAAACTGTCTACACTTTAATCCTGTGAGTCAAAGCACAGGTGATACAATCTTAGTTCATTCAGTTGTCTGAATTTTGTAGTTCCGTTTAAATGTTTTCAAACTTAAAACTCCTGCATTAAGCAACAACAGAAGACCAAGAAGTAAGAGACAGTACTAAGGATATAGTTTCACTAGTCAAAAAGAATTTATGAACTTGACTCTGGTTTTGTTAGTATTCGTTCAATGTTTTGTTCAAAGTGCAGGAATCTGTGAACATGGAAGCTTTAAAAGGTCTTGAAAATTCATCAACTTTTCTACCATCTGAATTTTTGAAACTATTAAAATTACTACCATCAATCAAAACTGTTCAAGGGGGTGAATGCTAGATAGAAATGAGTGTCCCTCATGCCCTCACTCAGAACTTGTATAACTCAGCCTGGACTTTTTGTATCAATCTATACTATACATGCTCCACATAGGTTACACCTTTGAATTCTACTTGGGTAAAAACTGACTGGGGCACTGTCCAGTCTCTTACTGAAGCTGCTGGTGCATCGGCAGTGCAATCTGTGGAGGAACATTAATGAATCTTTCACTTAGCAGAAAGCCCACAGGCTTGCTGGTGTCATTCAAAAGCTTGTCCAGCTGTTCAACCGTGCTCTTCTCACAGTTCTTCTCACAGAGGCCTAGGACCAACTCTTTAATTTGTTCAGCACACTGAGTACCCTAGAAAGTAAAGAGAAGGCTTGTTCACCTCACAAGTACAGGGTTTCCTCCCATTGCCTTTAAACCCTGATGTTTCTTCAGTATTGACTGCTAAAGAATTCCCCAAAAGTAACTACACCTAATTACCATCCCATGACTGGTGGTAAATCAAGTTACAATTAACACTAACACACTGGAATAGCAATTCTACTCCATCTCATAAAAACAGTTGGAAATATTAGGAAAGTTCCTTTGAAAAGTGAAGGTTGACTGTGGGCTGCACCTTATTCTCAGAGAATAAACAGCTGGCATAGTTTATATTAGAACTCATTATTGAGTCAATAAAGAGAGATGATGGAACACAAGGACATGTTAAGGACCCACCCTCAACTTTGGAAGCTGCTGAACAAAGCCTCCGAATCTACCCTGTACTAGGAGCAAAGAGGCCAGCTAGAGACCCTGCAAACATCCTGTATCAGCATCAACATCTCAACACCAGTCACTAAAATGCTTGGTGTCTGTGCTAGCAGGAGTAATCAGCTTTAAGTAATCAGACAAAACAATGCCATGCTAAAAAAGCACATACCCTGATAGTTAATATATTCTGACACAGAAGATTCTTGACCATAGATTCAAGACTTCAAATGCCACCCAGTGAAACTAACCTTTCTTTCAGTTAAATTTAAGAGGCTTATGAAGCCGAAGATCTCATCTTCATCTACTTCATCATCGCTGTCTTCTGAAATATCCGTTTGCTGTGTTAGAAGAATACTTGAATTTTACATTATTTGGCTGGGAAGAAGTATAATACTAATTTTCCACTTTTCAAAACCAAGCCTTGTTTTTCTGCTGTCAGCTCCCAAAACACTGTGTCCTGAATGCCGTGTGGCGGTTTTCATACTACTTGACCTCTAGACCCTTCTGTTTGTCCCTTCCAGTCTGGGTGACCTCATCCTGCTCTGCATTTCTTTATACAATAAtctttgggggtttttgtttgtttccgttttttaagatagtgtttctctatgtagccctgactgtcacagaacttgctctgtagaccaggctagccttgaactcagagagatttgcttgtctctgcctcccaagtactggaattaaaggcatgcatcaccactgcccagctggcaaGCCGTCTCAAgttcaacaaaacaaatgacacaaGAGAAGGTGATTCATGAATCAGCCCTGGTCCTCCACAATCTATATCTAACAATACTTCAGAAGACCCCGGCAGCTGTGCCAAGACCCAGGCAATACTGTCCCACTCCAGATCCTCCTTAGTGCAAAGAACACAAAGCAGGAAGGAACTGAGATGAATCTGACCTCTGTCCAAATGGCAGGTCCACAACCCAAACAGATGCCTGTTGCAATCCTAAGCTGTGTGGTTATTTTAACACAGTAACAGGAAACAAGAACCCCAGCTGACAGTAGCAGAGCCAGGACCATGCTGGCTCCTCATTTTCCTGGGCTCTACTACTCCACTTGCCAATTGCTTCCTAAATTATTCCTTCCTTGCTTCTATGAAATCATGCACTACTTTCCCACTCCTGCTGCAGCCATTCCTATCAGTTACTCTAATGTCTCTGCCACTTACTTTGTTTAGGTAAGCTCAGCTGACATTACCAGGtgtctgtcctctgccttccctcgGCAATCCCAATCACATCTGATTTCAATGACTGGCATCTGTCAATAACTCAAGACTCTAGCTGCTGCTCAGTATCTCACATACACATCCAGGCACCAAACTCTGTACGAACGCCATGATGCATTCATACTCTCAACCTACCTTCTGTGTTTGCTAACCTCACTGCTCTATTTTCTCTGTCACTCAGAACCAAGTACACTAAACCATATCATATTTCACCTCCCAAATATCTTCTAAGGcagccctctcctcccctcccttcccctccctaccAGTGATGCCTGGATTCCTGCACGTAATATCCCTAGACCACTGCAGAGGCCTCTGGACAGTCCCCATTAGTACTTCTTTCAGCTGGAGCTAAAGAGGACAAAGAACCCACAGTGTCAATCACCCCACTTACCTTAATCACACTCCCAATATGGTTCTGTTGAATCAAGAGATCTGTTAGCTCTCCAGTGTTCACAGGAGCTTTTAGGAAaagcttaaagaagaaaaaaatattttaaattaagatcaAGGCACAATTTCTAGTAACACTTTGATTCtgttatttaaacaaaaacaataaaatgtaatgaCCTGATCAAGGTAGCTGAGAAAAGTAACCCCAGGAAGAAAACTAAAACCCAGAGtcaaagaaatttcagaaaaaaacacagCCAACAGGATTTAGCAAACAGGTATGGAAGCAGATCAACACAGGCCATGTTATCTGAGGTAAAGGCAGAGTCTGGGCAGCAATGTGAACTTTGCCGTTACGTGGTTGATGCTACTATGTGAGGGTGGCCTTGGGCCCTTATTGCCCTGCCTTCTCTGCCGCAGTGGACAGCATCCCCACTGAACTGCAAGCCAAACTCTTCctcccttaaaaaataaaaaatgttttttttggtCCACAAAGTTTGGAAAGAGACTAGTATCTCAGGCAGTGAGCACATGAAAAGGAAAGCATTCCAGGACATGGCAAACTTAAACACAGTAACCAGGGGCGGGGCAAAGAGAAGAGGCACAAAGAGCCATTCTCCCTGGAAAAGGAGAGATCCCTTCAGCAAAGAGCAGAAGACAGGCCGGGGGTTCTGGAAAGACTGTACCTGTTGCAGTAACTTCTTGATTCCGCCATAATCATTATCTGAGATGGAATAAGCTTCAAATTCAATATTCACTTCCTGTAAATAGTATGTGAAACAAATCGTCAAAGATTTACAAATTATGCAGGGAGTGTTCCCATTTAACAAATTTCTCCCCCTCAGTTTCCATTCTTTTAGGTCTGTTCTCTATCTGCAGAAAATGACTCAGGAAGTTAGGGTTGAGAAAAACGTGAAATGGTAGTCTAATGTGGTGGTGCAAACCAgcaacttgggagacagaagaaggaagatcAACAATTTGagaacagcctaggctacatagcaagatgtTTCATAAcagggaatggaaggagggaaatgTTACCTTGTCAGGCCTCAAAACAGGCAAACCTAAAATCAGGATGGTGCTATGGGCCTTCAATGCCAACTTGCAGGTTTGGGGAAGGGGTATAAAAACCTCAATTTTGAGGTCATCCTGTTCTTCACAGGCAGActctttctcaaagaaaaaaaaggtaaatacTTTCAAAGATTGCCACCTAGACAGATTACAAAGGCCATTCATACCATTTCCTCATGTGATGCAAAAGCCTGAAGGTACAAAACACAGTGACTTGATTTAAATGTGAACACAGCCTCATCCAGATAAAACTGTTAAGCAgccacaaagaaggaaaaaaaaaaaaagattattcacCTGGCTTCAAAAAGCAATTGAAAAGACAAGATTACTTCTAAGTCCCCAGAAACTGCCTAGAGCTTAATTGACCCAGAGATGTGAGGC
The DNA window shown above is from Cricetulus griseus strain 17A/GY chromosome 3, alternate assembly CriGri-PICRH-1.0, whole genome shotgun sequence and carries:
- the Bccip gene encoding BRCA2 and CDKN1A-interacting protein — encoded protein: MASKAKKRALGNGVQRPLGQQDQREEEEEDEVEGEEEDDEDSDEEEDEDEIVDEEVNIEFEAYSISDNDYGGIKKLLQQLFLKAPVNTGELTDLLIQQNHIGSVIKQTDISEDSDDEVDEDEIFGFISLLNLTERKGTQCAEQIKELVLGLCEKNCEKSTVEQLDKLLNDTSKPVGFLLSERFINVPPQIALPMHQQLQKELAEAQKANKPCGKCYFYLLISKTFVEAGKSGSKKRRDGLQQEALMFANAEEEFFYEKAVLKFSYSVQEESDTCLGGRWSFDDVPMKPLRTVMLIPDDKMSEIMEKLKDHLSV